Genomic DNA from bacterium:
TCGCCCTGACCCTGCCCAAGGATTCAAAGCGCACCGAAATCGAGGCTCCACCGCCCGCAGACTTCATCCCACCAACCAACGCAACCAGCGGCTCTCGGCCAGCCGGTTGGCGGCTTCTACCGGAGGGATGCCGGCGTCTCGGGAGAGTTCGAGCAGGCGCCGTGTGACGGCCGGGATCCCGTCTTCCCAGGCCGGGTCGAGGTGCCGCGCGACAGCCGGATCCTTCTCCAGCCGGCCGTACTGCTCGTTGGCGACGGCGACGATACCCATCCGATTGACCACGAAATCGGGCACGTAGGTGATACCCCGCTCAGCGAGTGCCGCCCCATCGCGATCCTCTCGCATCAGTGGATTGTTGGCCGCACCACAGATCATCCTCGTCTGAAGCCGCGGGATGATCTCGGGTCCGATCACGCCCCCGAGTGCATTCGGTACCAGGACGTCGCAGGGCTCGAGGAGCAGGTCGGTATCTTCCGGGCGTGAGAGGCGCACTTCCACCGGCGCCTCGCGCCAGCGCGTCGCAAGCTCTCCGCAGCGTGTGGCTGAGATTTCGCTGGCGACGATCGAACCGACACCGCGGGCCAACAAGAGGTCGACCATCACGGTGCCTACGTTCCCAAGGCCCTGCATCGCGATGCGTCGGCCCGCCAGACCGTCCAGATCCTGGGCTTCGAGTGCGGCTTCCATTCCGCAGACGACGCCGGCTGCGGTGTACGGCGCGGGGTTTCCTGCGCCTCCGCATCTAGCGGGGATGCAGGTGACGAAACGGGTGCGCTCGAAAACGCTGGCGATGTCCTCGGGCCACGTGCCCGCATCTTCCGCCGTGATGTAGCAGCCGCTGAGTGAGCTCACGAAATCGCCGTACTCCTGGTAGAGGAGCCTGCGCGTCGCGTCGTCCGGATTCTCGGGGCCTGCAATGAGGCCCTTGCCTCCGCCCCACCAGAGGCCTGCCAGAGCATTCTTGCGTGACATGCCCCAGGAGAGGCGCAAGCCGTCGCTCAGGAACGTCGCGAGATCCGGATAGCGCCAACGCCGAAGGCCACCCTGGGCCTGACCGCGGGAGGTCGCGTGGAGGAACGCGCCGAAGAGCGCGCCGGTCTCGGGTCCGACCGCCAGGAACACCGCTTCGTGGCCGCGAGCGCCTCCTACCCCCTCCTCCAGGAAGTCGGAGATCTCCAGCAACGAGTCGTGCGAGGCCTCCAGGTTGGATCCCTGGCGTATCCACGAGGCGAATCCGCCACCAAGCTCCCGCAGCTCGCCGGCTACGGTTCGAGGCGGAAGATCGAGGAGGCGTTCCATGGCCTCATTGGTTTCGGCTGTCTGGTGCCCCGACACGAGCCTGCTTGCTGGGCCCGGAGGTCTGCAGCCTGGAAGCCTGGGACGTGGCGGTTACCCTGCGCTCGCGCCGTGGAGAGACCCATCGTGAACGAAGCTGCCCGCCGGCCTGCCTCGCCGGCCGAGAAAGCCTCCGACCCGGAGGCTGACGAGGCTTTCAGCGCTGCCCGGACCTATCCCGGAGCTCGCCGGCCGGATCGCCGGCGGACGGTCGTGAGCCACGGCTTGGAGCTGGCCGTCTTTGAGTGGGGCGCACCTACAGGTCAGCCGATCCTGTTCGCTCACGGCGGCTTCGATTTCTCCGGCACCTATGATCGGTTTGCGCCTCTGCTCGCCGACGCGGGCTACCGCGTCGTCTGCTGGGATCAGCGCGGCCACGGAGATTCGCCCCATGCCGCGCTCTATAGCTGGGATGCCGATGTGCGTGACATGCTGGCGGTGCTCGATTCGATCGGGCCGGATCCGATTCCGCTGCTCGGCCACTCCAAGGGCGGTGGTATCGCCATCCACCTGATCCAGGCGGTTCCCCATCGGATCAGCCGCTTCGTGAACATCGACGGGATTCCGTCCCAGATGAACCCGCCGGATGTGGCGGACCACGATCGCACCAAGCTGCTCGCCACCGAGCTTGCGACCTGGCTGGATCACCGCGGGCGGGCGGGCACCAAGGTTCGCCGCGCGGATTCGATCGATGGCCTCGCCCGGCGGCGCCAGAAGATGAACCCGCGGCTCTCCATCGAATGGCTGCGCTATCTGGTCACCGTCGGTGCACGACGTGACGACGACGGCTGGCGCTGGAAGATCGATCCCGTGCTTCGCCCCGGTGGCTTCGGCCCTTGGCGTGCGGTCTGGTCCCTGCGCCGCATGGTGGCGATGCCCGTCCCCATGCTGGCCATCCTGGGCCTGAAAGAAGAACCGATGGGTTGGGGCACGACGCCCGAAGGAGCGTTGCCCTTCTTGCCGCGAAATGCCGAACTCGTGAAGTTCGAAGATACGGGCCACTTCATTCACATCGAGCAACCAGAACGTGTGGCCGCGGCCGTACTCGAGTACCTCTCGTGACGGTGAAGCGTCTACCTCATGTCCACGTCGAGCTGGCCCTTCACACCCTTCGCAGCGAGGCCGGCCCGCCGCTGCTGTTGCTTCACGGGCTCGGTGAGCGTTCGCCCGGAGAGGTGCCGACAGAGGCTCGAGGCTGGCCTGGCTCGATCCACGCTCTCGATTTCACGGGTCACGGAGAGAGCAGCATTCCGGCGGGCGGTGGCTATACCGCTGAAGTCCTGATGGGTGATGCGGCGACGGTCCTCGACCATCTGGGCCAGGGCACATTGTTGGGCCGCGGTCTGGGAGCGTACATCGCGCTACTCCTTGCCGGGGCCCGGCCCAAACAGGTGCGTGGGATCGTGCTTTGTGACGGCCTGGGTCTGGCGGGCGGCGGCCGCGAGCCCGGTTCCTCGTCGGTGGTCTTTCCGGATCCGGAGGGTGTGGCGCCCCCGGATCCATTCGCCCTGGCGGAGCTTGCCCGAGACGTTCGGCCGCCGGATTACGCCACGGCGTTTGCGCGTCAGGCGGCCCAGCTTTCGGGCCTCGACCATCCCGTTTCAGTCGCCTGCATGGATCGGCCCGACTGGCTGGAGGCCGTGGTTCTCGAACCGGGGGTCATCGAGGCGTCGGCGGAGAACGCGCTCGCAGCCTACGCGAAGATCGAAACTTCGGAGTAGGGCGCGGCATTTCGATCGGGAGCCGGAATCCCAACGCCGGCATGCCACTACCTGTGTGTCGGGTCGGTTTTCTTCGGGTCCAGATCCGCAAGGCCGTGAAGCTCCGCGCGTAGCGCCTCCCGCTCTTCTCGGAGCTGTCTCGCACTACGGTGCCTGAGCTTCAGGGAGAGGTAGGCGTCGACTTCGCTCCAGAAAAATTCGTGGCGCTCGTGAAAGAGCATTGCGAAGAAACCGGTCACCGGCGTCACGATGAGGGAGAAGAATGCCCACCAGGGTCCGGCTGCGCCCCAGACCGCAGCGGCGACGAGGGCCCAGGTGATGGGGAAGAGGAAGAAGCTGCTGAAGAGTTTCATGGTGGCGGGCAGGTCTTCGGTCTTCATGAACCGCGCGACGACACCGCAGAGTCGGTACGGAACGAAATGGATCAGCGTGCCAACGAGGGCCATCGGCAACCAGAAGAGCATCAGGGATGCGCTGCCCAGGACGTAGAGTCCGATGTCCCGCTTGCGATAGCGAGCGGCGATCTGGTCGTCGCGCACGCCAATCCGGTGCAGGTCTTCGGCGTATTTCTCGAGCCGGGCCTGGAGTGCCCGCATTCGCTCCGGGAAGAGCTCCCGCAATCGTTCGCCGGCCGCGATGAAATCCCGACGCACGGCGAAGGCTTCGTCGAGAGCCATGCGCGACGGGAGTTCCAACTTCTTGCCGGCCATGAGATCCCCCGCGGTCTCGACGGCGCGGACGTCTTCCGCCGAGGGATAGTTGAGGGTGACCTCGGCCAGCCCTTCACGGATCGCGTCCGTGAGCGTACGCGCCTGATCGGCTTGCCACGCACTGACATCGATTGGCGTTCCGATGCGAATCAAGGCCCGCGATCGAAACGTGCCCTTCTCTTCGAACGTCAGACCTACGGGAATGATCCAGGTGCCGAGCGGGCCAAATCGTTCCTCGGCCTCGAGCGCGATCCGCGCCGCGCCGGTCTTGAGTTCTGCAAGGTGGGGGGCGTCGTGGCTGATGCCTTCTGGAAAGAGCGCAATTGCACCGCCCGCTGCCAGTTCTTCGTGGCAACGCGCAAAGGTCTCCTGGTTTCGTGAGGTATCGGCGCCCTCGTCCTGGCGGCGATACACCGGGATCACGCTGGCCAGATCCAGGAGCCGGCGCATCACCGGGATGTGCCAGAGAGTGCTCTTGGCCAGGAACCGCGGGTCTACGTCCAGGTGGGCGAGGAGCAAAGCCGGGTCGACAAGGCTGTTGTGGTGATTCGCGACGAGCAGGAGGGGGACGCCACGGGGGAGCCTTTCCCGCCCCATGACTTCCACCTCGCGGAAGAAGACGCCCATCAGCGCCTTGCAAAGCCAGGCAACGAATCCGGCGCTTCGGCCCCGCTCGGCCGGGGCTTCAGCGGGAAGACTATTCATCCGATGCTCCTTACTGTACATGCACTGTACAGATCCGCGGTGCGTCCCGTCTCCGCGCGTCCCAGAACATCGGAGCACCGAATGACGCTCATGAGAGGCAAGGAACGTGCCATCGCCGATGCGATGTCGCGCCTGACCCACGTGAATCCGTTCCTGCCCGAGCGGATCGCGATCGAGAAGGATGTGCTCGGGGGGCGCTTCGTCGCCACGCGAGAAGTCTGGAATGTGGACACGGAACTCGGCGGTCTGAATGCGAACCTGGCGCCAATCGACGACGCCGTGCGACAGCTTCTCCCGACTCTGCGGGA
This window encodes:
- a CDS encoding Glu/Leu/Phe/Val dehydrogenase, with the translated sequence MERLLDLPPRTVAGELRELGGGFASWIRQGSNLEASHDSLLEISDFLEEGVGGARGHEAVFLAVGPETGALFGAFLHATSRGQAQGGLRRWRYPDLATFLSDGLRLSWGMSRKNALAGLWWGGGKGLIAGPENPDDATRRLLYQEYGDFVSSLSGCYITAEDAGTWPEDIASVFERTRFVTCIPARCGGAGNPAPYTAAGVVCGMEAALEAQDLDGLAGRRIAMQGLGNVGTVMVDLLLARGVGSIVASEISATRCGELATRWREAPVEVRLSRPEDTDLLLEPCDVLVPNALGGVIGPEIIPRLQTRMICGAANNPLMREDRDGAALAERGITYVPDFVVNRMGIVAVANEQYGRLEKDPAVARHLDPAWEDGIPAVTRRLLELSRDAGIPPVEAANRLAESRWLRWLVG
- a CDS encoding alpha/beta hydrolase — encoded protein: MNEAARRPASPAEKASDPEADEAFSAARTYPGARRPDRRRTVVSHGLELAVFEWGAPTGQPILFAHGGFDFSGTYDRFAPLLADAGYRVVCWDQRGHGDSPHAALYSWDADVRDMLAVLDSIGPDPIPLLGHSKGGGIAIHLIQAVPHRISRFVNIDGIPSQMNPPDVADHDRTKLLATELATWLDHRGRAGTKVRRADSIDGLARRRQKMNPRLSIEWLRYLVTVGARRDDDGWRWKIDPVLRPGGFGPWRAVWSLRRMVAMPVPMLAILGLKEEPMGWGTTPEGALPFLPRNAELVKFEDTGHFIHIEQPERVAAAVLEYLS
- a CDS encoding alpha/beta fold hydrolase — encoded protein: MTVKRLPHVHVELALHTLRSEAGPPLLLLHGLGERSPGEVPTEARGWPGSIHALDFTGHGESSIPAGGGYTAEVLMGDAATVLDHLGQGTLLGRGLGAYIALLLAGARPKQVRGIVLCDGLGLAGGGREPGSSSVVFPDPEGVAPPDPFALAELARDVRPPDYATAFARQAAQLSGLDHPVSVACMDRPDWLEAVVLEPGVIEASAENALAAYAKIETSE